In one window of Thermoleophilia bacterium DNA:
- the ilvB gene encoding biosynthetic-type acetolactate synthase large subunit yields MRGVDATLEVLKRGGVDAIFGIPGGPLIPLFDALFDDPDLRLFLTRHEQGAGHMAEGYAKVSGRVAVCTGTSGPGATNLVTPIADAYMDSIPMIALTGQVGSARVGTDAFQEADIVGITLPIVKHSYLVTDAAELPTVLTEALWLAQSGRPGPVLVDVCVDQWAVEVDDYTGPYPPPMPGYNPRMGAGHPKVLAAAARALAGATKPMIYAGGGIIASGASEALTRMAEVAQIPVTTTLMGLGGFPANNPLYTGMPGMHGIAASTFALQESDVILAIGVRFDERVLSTVMKEWAPNAKIIHIDIDPAEISKNRDAHIGIAGEAKDALEALAEIYVAQEARHDEESRGAWLRKIHAWIDEYPFEIDDDEPGVIAPQNVIKAIYEITGGDAIIATEVGQHQMWAAQFYRFNKPRRWITSGGLGTMGFGLPAALGAQVAMPDELVVDIAGDGSFEMTLQELSTAQTYGLPVKIVIINNGFLGMVRQWQELFWDKRYSNTSFGAFQPDFARLAGAYGIPGIRIEDPAELEDALRDTLATDGPALIDVAVNRNAKVFPMVPQGKGPDSVIVRDPTKAR; encoded by the coding sequence ATGCGCGGCGTCGACGCCACCCTCGAAGTTCTAAAGCGCGGCGGCGTGGATGCGATCTTTGGCATTCCCGGCGGTCCCCTCATCCCGCTGTTCGACGCGCTGTTCGACGACCCCGACCTGAGGCTCTTCCTCACGCGCCACGAGCAGGGGGCTGGCCACATGGCCGAGGGCTACGCCAAGGTGAGCGGTCGAGTGGCGGTGTGCACCGGTACCTCCGGCCCCGGGGCCACCAATCTCGTCACCCCCATCGCCGACGCCTACATGGACTCGATCCCGATGATCGCCCTCACGGGGCAGGTGGGGTCCGCTCGTGTGGGAACCGACGCCTTTCAGGAAGCCGACATCGTCGGAATCACCCTGCCCATCGTCAAGCATTCGTACCTCGTCACCGATGCCGCCGAACTCCCCACCGTGCTCACCGAGGCGCTGTGGCTGGCCCAGAGCGGTCGCCCCGGCCCTGTGCTCGTGGATGTGTGCGTGGACCAGTGGGCCGTCGAGGTGGACGACTACACCGGCCCGTACCCCCCGCCCATGCCGGGTTACAACCCACGCATGGGCGCTGGCCATCCCAAGGTCCTCGCAGCGGCAGCGCGCGCCCTCGCCGGTGCCACGAAGCCGATGATTTACGCCGGTGGGGGCATCATCGCCTCCGGGGCATCCGAGGCCCTCACCCGAATGGCCGAAGTGGCGCAGATCCCGGTGACCACCACCCTCATGGGTCTCGGTGGGTTTCCCGCCAACAATCCGCTGTACACCGGTATGCCCGGCATGCACGGCATCGCGGCATCCACCTTCGCCCTTCAGGAGAGCGACGTCATCCTGGCCATCGGCGTGCGGTTCGATGAGCGCGTCCTCTCGACCGTCATGAAGGAGTGGGCACCCAACGCCAAGATCATCCACATCGACATCGACCCCGCCGAGATCAGCAAGAACCGCGACGCCCATATCGGTATCGCTGGCGAGGCCAAGGATGCCCTCGAGGCGCTGGCCGAAATCTACGTCGCTCAGGAGGCACGCCACGACGAGGAGTCGCGTGGTGCGTGGCTGCGCAAAATCCATGCGTGGATCGACGAGTACCCGTTTGAGATCGACGACGACGAGCCCGGGGTCATCGCTCCGCAGAACGTCATCAAGGCGATCTACGAGATCACCGGTGGCGACGCCATCATCGCCACCGAGGTCGGGCAGCACCAGATGTGGGCCGCCCAGTTCTACCGCTTCAACAAGCCACGTCGCTGGATCACCTCCGGTGGCCTCGGCACCATGGGGTTCGGCCTCCCCGCGGCCCTCGGCGCCCAGGTGGCCATGCCCGACGAACTCGTGGTGGACATCGCGGGTGACGGATCGTTCGAGATGACTCTTCAGGAGCTCTCCACCGCGCAGACCTACGGCCTCCCGGTGAAAATCGTCATCATCAACAACGGGTTCCTTGGCATGGTGCGCCAGTGGCAGGAACTCTTCTGGGACAAGCGTTACTCCAACACGTCATTCGGCGCGTTCCAGCCCGACTTCGCCCGCCTCGCCGGCGCCTACGGCATCCCCGGCATCCGCATCGAAGACCCGGCGGAACTCGAGGACGCCCTCCGCGACACCCTCGCCACCGACGGCCCGGCGCTCATCGACGTTGCGGTCAACCGCAACGCCAAGGTCTTTCCGATGGTGCCCCAGGGCAAGGGCCCGGACTCGGTGATCGTGCGCGACCCCACGAAGGCGCGATAG
- a CDS encoding CbbQ/NirQ/NorQ/GpvN family protein: MAVETQRVEDYRLAAEPYYLPLGNEVELFEAAYAAHLPVMLKGPTGCGKTRFVEFMSWRLERILVTVGCHEDLTASDLVGKYTLRGDETVWQDGPLTTAVKAGGIAYLDEVVEARKDTTVVIHPLTDDRRILPLEKKGEVVQAPPDFMLVISYNPGYQSVLKDLKHSTKQRFVALDFDYPPPDAEETILMSESGIDQETASRLVKIAEKVRNLRTHGLEEGVSTRLLVYAGQLIEGGVDPIVACEATICKPITDDLEMQRSILELIGTQF; encoded by the coding sequence ATGGCGGTCGAGACCCAGCGCGTAGAGGATTACCGCCTTGCAGCGGAGCCCTACTACCTCCCCCTCGGCAACGAGGTGGAACTCTTCGAGGCCGCGTACGCCGCACACCTCCCGGTCATGCTCAAGGGCCCCACGGGCTGCGGGAAGACCCGGTTCGTGGAGTTCATGAGTTGGAGGCTCGAGCGCATCCTCGTAACCGTGGGGTGCCACGAGGACCTCACGGCATCCGATCTCGTCGGTAAGTACACGCTCCGGGGAGATGAGACCGTGTGGCAGGACGGCCCGCTCACAACGGCCGTCAAGGCCGGTGGGATCGCCTACCTCGACGAGGTGGTGGAGGCCCGTAAGGACACCACCGTGGTGATCCACCCTCTCACCGACGATCGGCGCATCCTGCCGCTCGAGAAGAAGGGTGAGGTCGTTCAGGCGCCACCGGATTTCATGCTTGTCATCTCGTACAACCCTGGCTACCAGTCGGTACTCAAGGACCTCAAGCACTCCACCAAGCAGCGCTTCGTCGCACTCGACTTCGACTACCCGCCGCCCGACGCCGAGGAGACCATCCTCATGTCGGAGTCGGGAATCGATCAGGAGACGGCCAGCCGCTTGGTCAAGATCGCCGAGAAGGTGCGCAACCTGCGAACCCACGGCCTCGAGGAGGGGGTGTCCACCCGCCTGCTCGTGTACGCCGGTCAGCTCATCGAGGGTGGTGTGGACCCGATCGTGGCCTGCGAGGCAACCATCTGCAAGCCGATCACAGACGACCTCGAGATGCAGCGATCCATCCTCGAGCTCATCGGCACCCAGTTCTAG
- a CDS encoding ATP-dependent acyl-CoA ligase, giving the protein MADWSDWYAKEDPTQWILAKVLRDRAEAHPDRDYLKFADNSWVSYGEVNARSNRVANALIARGVEKGESVSVMLPNCEEFLPVWYGILKAGAVMSSINTAYKGDFLSWTINLVEAKKLIISDVFLDRLDFIAKDLPLIEHVIVMQTGAQEGPDPSLRWESLAAFMESSDSEPDVEYSWVDDARIMFTSGTTGRSKGVIKQNAADYFSARGLMEVVSKTSGRSIEELADDTFFSCLPLFHSNAQVLSGYPALVAGGRIAYTERFSSSRFWQQVIDAEATIFNSIGAVSYFIWNIPKSDLDTQHTVHTVFAAPAPKDIYYDFQERFGVKFIEGYGLTETGMATYMDPTRDPVPGTIGVANPGYEVTVVEPGTDRPLPPETPGEIVVDMKIPNIVMRAYYGMPEKTAEDFRNLKLHTGDLGRMDADGYIYFMDRVKDYIRRRGENVSSMEVERQVAEHANVREAAAIGVKADEGASSEDEIMIVCVAEGTAPDPVELTEFLAARMPYFMVPRYIRFVDALPKTPTERVQKVKLRDEGITADTWDREVAGVKVKR; this is encoded by the coding sequence CCAACCGCGTGGCCAACGCTCTGATCGCTCGTGGTGTGGAGAAGGGCGAGTCGGTCAGCGTCATGCTTCCGAACTGCGAGGAGTTCCTGCCGGTCTGGTACGGAATCCTCAAGGCCGGCGCAGTGATGAGTTCCATCAACACCGCCTACAAGGGCGACTTCCTCTCTTGGACCATTAACTTGGTCGAGGCGAAGAAGCTGATCATCTCCGACGTCTTCCTCGACCGTCTGGACTTCATCGCGAAGGATCTGCCGCTCATCGAGCACGTCATCGTGATGCAGACCGGCGCGCAGGAGGGCCCGGATCCGTCGCTCCGGTGGGAGTCGCTCGCAGCCTTCATGGAGAGTTCCGACTCCGAGCCCGACGTCGAGTACTCCTGGGTGGATGACGCCCGCATCATGTTCACCTCGGGCACCACGGGTCGCTCGAAGGGTGTCATCAAGCAGAACGCCGCCGACTACTTCTCGGCGCGCGGCCTCATGGAGGTCGTGTCGAAGACGTCCGGTCGCTCCATCGAGGAGTTGGCGGACGACACGTTCTTCTCGTGCCTTCCGCTGTTCCACAGCAACGCTCAGGTGCTGTCGGGCTACCCCGCCCTCGTGGCCGGTGGTCGTATCGCCTACACCGAGCGCTTCTCGTCGAGTCGTTTCTGGCAGCAGGTCATCGATGCCGAGGCGACCATCTTCAACTCGATCGGCGCGGTCTCGTACTTCATCTGGAACATCCCGAAGTCCGACCTCGACACACAGCACACGGTCCACACCGTCTTTGCCGCCCCGGCGCCGAAGGACATCTACTACGACTTCCAGGAACGCTTCGGCGTCAAGTTCATCGAGGGCTACGGTCTCACCGAGACCGGAATGGCGACCTACATGGACCCGACGCGTGACCCGGTTCCGGGCACCATCGGCGTTGCCAACCCCGGATATGAGGTCACCGTTGTGGAGCCGGGCACAGATCGCCCCCTGCCGCCGGAGACGCCCGGTGAGATCGTCGTGGACATGAAGATCCCGAACATCGTGATGCGCGCGTACTACGGGATGCCCGAGAAGACCGCCGAGGACTTCCGGAACCTGAAGCTCCACACCGGGGACCTCGGTCGGATGGATGCCGACGGCTACATCTACTTCATGGACCGCGTGAAGGACTACATCCGCCGCCGCGGCGAGAACGTGTCGTCCATGGAGGTGGAGCGTCAGGTTGCCGAGCACGCCAACGTCCGGGAGGCGGCGGCGATCGGCGTCAAGGCCGACGAGGGCGCATCGTCGGAGGACGAGATCATGATCGTCTGTGTCGCAGAGGGCACGGCGCCCGACCCGGTTGAGCTCACCGAGTTCCTCGCTGCGCGCATGCCGTACTTCATGGTGCCCCGCTACATCCGCTTCGTGGACGCGCTGCCGAAGACTCCCACCGAGCGCGTACAGAAGGTGAAGCTCCGTGACGAAGGCATCACCGCGGACACGTGGGACCGCGAGGTGGCCGGCGTGAAGGTGAAGCGGTAA
- a CDS encoding VWA domain-containing protein, translating into MSTRQPPVAAAAVQEWRRQSDLTKFYALFPSPALARDLFNIVEGQRIEAEIRRTYPGIVRDMDLMQTQTLLRRAEMGQVELPEVGQVIDALLVSTMDGQPPFDTMSAHVREASRNAIALLDGVAATGATVGDTARVTARIYSMIDDVMAAGRRGIAEPFSEEAMQRLPSRAEDDPEGEPETGDVEVNAIDEYQPMEMPPFVPPVMEELVRPDSGETGNQIEADSDQADPDRDGRGETDEVPEESDQATSAQPSTVGTSDEDVAAQKSDADSDSDEVGRGSDPESEDEVDSPGGMTPEGAGPDVALGTGEEEDLGEQVFMFDEWDHRIEDYRPAWCTLRETRATRESPAFVAATFHEFSGVVTQIRRNFQLMRPERLRKMRFQAEGDDLDLDGLVEHVVDRRARVTPTERVYIKRDKKDRDVTTAFLVDMSSSTDRKIDGRKRVIDIEKESLLLMCEALEAIRDEYGIYGFSGNGRDDAQFYTVKEIGERYDDRVRSRIGGIYGRSKTRMGPAIRHATNRLKSVDSNVKLLILLTDGRPYDSDTYQDSTYAQADTQMALREARREKIHLFCVTVDQEGADYLPQMYSDANFVVIDDVRTLPQKLPQLYRRLTT; encoded by the coding sequence ATGAGCACCCGTCAGCCCCCAGTGGCCGCCGCCGCGGTCCAAGAATGGCGTCGCCAGAGCGATCTCACCAAGTTCTACGCATTGTTTCCGTCACCGGCGCTCGCTCGCGACCTCTTCAACATTGTCGAGGGCCAGCGCATCGAGGCGGAGATCCGTCGTACGTACCCGGGAATCGTCCGCGACATGGACCTCATGCAGACGCAGACGCTGCTGCGCCGCGCGGAGATGGGTCAGGTCGAGTTGCCCGAGGTGGGTCAGGTCATCGACGCCCTTCTGGTGTCCACCATGGACGGTCAGCCACCCTTCGACACCATGTCGGCGCATGTGCGCGAGGCCAGCCGGAACGCCATCGCGCTGCTCGACGGCGTGGCGGCCACGGGCGCCACCGTGGGCGACACCGCGCGCGTCACAGCCCGTATCTACTCGATGATCGACGACGTCATGGCTGCCGGTCGACGCGGGATCGCCGAGCCCTTCTCCGAGGAGGCGATGCAACGCCTGCCGAGCAGGGCGGAGGACGATCCGGAGGGCGAGCCCGAGACGGGCGATGTCGAGGTCAACGCGATCGACGAGTACCAGCCGATGGAGATGCCGCCCTTCGTCCCTCCGGTCATGGAGGAGTTGGTGCGTCCCGATTCGGGCGAGACGGGCAACCAGATCGAAGCGGACAGCGACCAGGCCGACCCCGATCGGGACGGCAGGGGCGAGACCGACGAGGTGCCCGAGGAGTCAGACCAGGCCACCTCGGCCCAGCCGTCCACGGTGGGGACGTCGGACGAGGATGTCGCCGCGCAGAAATCGGATGCCGATTCCGACAGCGACGAGGTCGGCCGGGGCAGCGATCCCGAGAGTGAGGACGAGGTGGACAGCCCGGGTGGCATGACCCCCGAGGGTGCTGGCCCCGACGTGGCACTGGGCACGGGCGAGGAGGAGGACCTCGGCGAGCAAGTGTTCATGTTCGACGAGTGGGACCACCGCATCGAGGACTACCGGCCGGCGTGGTGCACGCTGCGCGAGACGCGCGCCACACGCGAGTCCCCCGCCTTCGTGGCCGCCACCTTCCACGAGTTCAGTGGTGTGGTCACCCAGATCCGCAGGAACTTCCAGCTCATGCGTCCCGAACGCCTGCGCAAGATGCGCTTCCAGGCCGAGGGGGACGACCTCGATCTGGACGGCCTCGTGGAGCATGTGGTTGACCGACGGGCCCGCGTCACACCCACCGAGCGCGTGTATATCAAGCGCGACAAGAAGGACCGCGATGTCACCACGGCGTTTCTCGTGGACATGTCGTCATCCACCGACCGCAAGATCGACGGCCGCAAGCGCGTCATCGACATCGAGAAGGAGAGCCTCCTCCTTATGTGCGAGGCCCTCGAGGCCATTCGTGACGAGTACGGCATCTACGGGTTCTCGGGCAACGGCCGCGACGACGCGCAGTTCTACACGGTCAAGGAGATCGGCGAGCGGTACGACGACCGCGTGCGCTCGCGTATCGGGGGCATCTACGGTCGGTCGAAGACGCGTATGGGTCCGGCCATCCGCCACGCCACCAATCGCCTCAAGAGCGTCGACTCCAACGTCAAACTGCTCATCCTGCTCACCGACGGCCGTCCGTACGACAGCGACACCTACCAGGACAGCACGTACGCCCAGGCCGACACCCAGATGGCCCTGCGCGAGGCCCGCCGCGAGAAGATTCACCTCTTCTGCGTGACGGTGGACCAGGAGGGTGCGGACTACCTCCCGCAGATGTACAGCGACGCCAACTTCGTGGTCATCGATGACGTGAGGACGTTGCCGCAGAAGTTGCCGCAGCTCTACCGGCGCTTGACGACCTAG
- a CDS encoding Zn-ribbon domain-containing OB-fold protein, which translates to MTVSAIEFTRLGAPKLHLYAMKCDTCGELSPWWERSHCYKCGNDGLTESELSGTGEITNYTVVYYPPREFLGQEPYVVGHILMDEGVIIPAPVMGVAPDDVEVGTRVVATLRRMKLGHEGDIYYSYKFVVDDDAPSPATPAVRTARAVKVAAASTPGPTARVRRK; encoded by the coding sequence ATGACCGTTTCCGCGATCGAGTTCACCCGGCTGGGTGCACCCAAGCTTCACCTGTACGCCATGAAGTGCGACACGTGCGGCGAACTCTCGCCGTGGTGGGAGCGCAGCCACTGTTACAAGTGCGGCAACGACGGCCTCACCGAGTCGGAGCTCTCGGGCACGGGTGAGATCACCAACTACACGGTGGTCTACTACCCGCCACGCGAGTTTCTGGGGCAGGAGCCGTACGTGGTGGGGCACATCCTCATGGACGAGGGCGTCATCATTCCCGCGCCGGTCATGGGCGTGGCTCCCGACGACGTGGAGGTGGGCACGCGCGTCGTGGCCACGCTGCGGCGCATGAAGTTGGGCCACGAGGGCGACATCTACTACTCGTACAAGTTCGTCGTGGATGACGACGCACCCTCACCGGCGACTCCGGCCGTACGCACGGCGCGCGCCGTAAAGGTCGCCGCTGCCTCCACCCCGGGCCCGACGGCACGGGTGCGCAGGAAATAG
- a CDS encoding thiolase domain-containing protein (Catalyzes the synthesis of acetoacetyl coenzyme A from two molecules of acetyl coenzyme A. It can also act as a thiolase, catalyzing the reverse reaction and generating two-carbon units from the four-carbon product of fatty acid oxidation), translated as MSTMRVGVLGIGKTPHKIQHEKSLKDLGIEAGRKALADAGVSASDIQMLYVGNVGSVGFNYENSTALMAAHHLGIVPGGAVRVEAACGTGAWALHLGCVAIASGLYDTVMVLGMEKMNDLATVEGTSIIAQAADSKEEYFSGLTFPSGTALTARKYMQTYGVTEEDIAHTSVKNHYYGARNPSAHLRFECTVAEVMASPKVADPLKLYEVCPMTDAASALVLVRPEILAAQANRPQVYITATSMATGTWYQASDTLMDGYNLFHRPASRAYEMAGITPDDVDVAEIYNSFAIQEPLGIEGLGFAPMGEGWKGAVDGSTWLDGKIAVNPSGGLLCKGHPLGATGATQAVDIVEQLRGTAPEGTQRKDAEIGLSACRGGPGSVGAIHVYQRIEG; from the coding sequence ATGAGCACCATGCGCGTCGGCGTACTGGGGATTGGTAAGACCCCGCACAAGATTCAGCACGAGAAGTCTCTCAAGGACCTCGGCATCGAGGCCGGCCGCAAGGCCTTGGCCGACGCCGGTGTGTCGGCGAGTGACATTCAGATGCTCTACGTGGGCAACGTCGGATCGGTGGGCTTCAACTACGAGAACTCCACCGCCCTCATGGCCGCCCACCACCTGGGAATCGTGCCCGGAGGCGCGGTGCGCGTGGAGGCCGCGTGTGGCACCGGCGCGTGGGCCCTCCATCTGGGCTGTGTGGCCATCGCATCCGGCTTGTACGACACCGTGATGGTGTTGGGCATGGAGAAGATGAACGACCTCGCCACCGTCGAGGGTACCTCGATCATCGCCCAGGCCGCCGACAGCAAGGAGGAGTACTTCTCCGGGCTCACGTTCCCGTCGGGCACCGCGCTCACTGCGCGTAAGTACATGCAGACCTACGGTGTGACCGAGGAGGACATCGCCCACACGTCGGTCAAGAACCACTACTACGGCGCCCGGAACCCCTCGGCCCATCTGCGCTTCGAGTGCACCGTGGCCGAGGTGATGGCGAGTCCCAAGGTTGCCGACCCGCTCAAGCTGTATGAGGTCTGCCCGATGACCGACGCCGCGTCGGCGCTCGTGTTGGTGCGTCCCGAGATCCTCGCGGCTCAAGCGAACCGTCCGCAGGTGTACATCACGGCCACCTCCATGGCCACCGGCACCTGGTATCAGGCCAGCGACACGCTCATGGACGGCTACAACCTGTTCCACCGCCCCGCCAGCCGCGCGTACGAGATGGCCGGTATCACGCCCGACGACGTCGACGTGGCCGAGATCTACAACTCGTTCGCCATCCAGGAGCCCCTCGGTATCGAGGGGCTGGGATTCGCCCCGATGGGTGAGGGCTGGAAGGGGGCAGTGGACGGTTCCACCTGGCTCGACGGCAAGATCGCGGTGAACCCATCCGGCGGCCTGCTCTGCAAGGGCCACCCGCTGGGCGCGACCGGCGCGACGCAGGCCGTGGATATCGTGGAGCAGTTGCGCGGCACGGCACCGGAGGGCACGCAGCGCAAAGACGCCGAGATCGGCCTCTCCGCATGCCGTGGCGGCCCGGGCTCCGTGGGCGCCATCCACGTCTACCAGCGTATCGAGGGCTAG
- a CDS encoding MerR family transcriptional regulator, with protein sequence MMRSPLLPPPARSQPGLSTASEHTGGMAIGSLAQRTGVPVDTLRAWERRYGVLHPSRTDGGQRRYDDGDVERVLWLAARVLEGQRISDAVGALTSLEQDQTDGALPPTAALAARLAAASRQGDGGRVDAELDRAFAALPLLQAMEFVVFPALAELGRRWADGEAVVVAEHLLSEATHHRLSARLSAARRSRGPIAIVACPTGERHAVGALTLSVLMAQDGWCVSFLGPDTPLCDADAVASLRRARACVAVCTLPGSAGAVVNEILALPHSHLWVLAGPDAAEQGACPVPVWGPSLTAARQAATERAGHWD encoded by the coding sequence TTGATGCGTTCCCCGCTTCTGCCCCCACCTGCGAGGTCGCAACCCGGATTGAGTACGGCATCGGAACATACGGGCGGAATGGCGATTGGATCGCTCGCACAGCGCACCGGCGTGCCGGTGGACACCCTACGCGCCTGGGAGCGCCGTTACGGCGTGCTCCACCCCAGCCGTACCGACGGCGGGCAGCGCCGCTACGACGACGGTGACGTGGAGCGAGTGCTGTGGCTCGCGGCGCGCGTGCTCGAGGGCCAGCGCATCTCCGATGCCGTGGGTGCCCTCACATCCCTCGAGCAGGATCAGACCGACGGGGCACTTCCGCCCACGGCCGCCCTCGCTGCACGGCTGGCCGCCGCGTCCCGCCAGGGGGACGGCGGCCGGGTGGACGCCGAGCTCGACCGTGCCTTCGCCGCGTTACCCCTCCTGCAGGCGATGGAGTTCGTCGTATTCCCCGCGCTCGCCGAACTCGGTCGCCGATGGGCGGACGGTGAGGCAGTGGTGGTCGCCGAACACCTCTTGAGCGAGGCCACCCATCACCGCCTGTCGGCCCGCCTCTCCGCAGCGCGCAGGTCCCGGGGGCCGATCGCCATCGTTGCCTGCCCCACCGGTGAGCGTCACGCGGTCGGAGCCCTCACGCTGTCGGTGCTCATGGCACAGGATGGCTGGTGCGTCAGTTTCCTCGGGCCCGACACCCCCCTGTGCGACGCGGATGCGGTCGCGAGTTTACGACGCGCCCGGGCGTGCGTGGCTGTGTGCACCCTTCCGGGGTCAGCCGGTGCCGTCGTGAACGAGATCCTCGCTCTTCCGCACTCCCACCTCTGGGTGCTCGCGGGGCCGGATGCCGCGGAACAGGGTGCGTGCCCGGTTCCCGTCTGGGGTCCCTCGCTCACGGCGGCGCGTCAGGCCGCCACCGAGCGCGCCGGCCACTGGGACTGA